In Spodoptera frugiperda isolate SF20-4 chromosome 4, AGI-APGP_CSIRO_Sfru_2.0, whole genome shotgun sequence, a single window of DNA contains:
- the LOC118272827 gene encoding uncharacterized protein LOC118272827 isoform X1 — protein MVSLKTTIIKLQMELVTKLKELRVAVGRGKIDEVKNIVKWFEQDVDRIRTLSKAYENTRACPTQDDLVIAACSHNQKHVLDYLLSQTDILYYLTDSTQNITEVIEKRTEAVRHALRLEDFEMVVKLYDYWIGDLYWKGHRKDNFEMLGKILNGANNYKNGDKNFLGWVCSIFKKILIRCRFMTINQQLIIDFESIIKVNDFQQKLYNTLPKPLSHYAVAEDTAAEGTNGKDTVETARVILNLLNIYDEYSVIDKVRIKDVTKEKQIKSYFEDTDSIYFRALADIKYEFYFRKVDFNMALLLLEKLYIIRNYLKKHFNTNQLQTASKTYREIEYAIYHLIYRTSEDWRLYLPADRQLTEETHHIGIYNGAMGRLKTTYDIHKLYNSPVLYLEREHYKTCLRNLKDILNEYCIKPDPVIDGEQNNTNTEKLLDENYLKPKMKVSDHYSLNKIITYIEALEQTTDTDIITIERVLQVIGEMVKAEGTGGESSHLSKETKTYLQIAISADTIKHLKGIRDFLSHAHKGQLSIRIDIENNQADMLLNVKEELVEIKEKIVPIRDLCKLVLDNSLLQHGLDLLDKRIKALPARARQRIDEIKSGFEKHAKNFVSESGEYYRKVWKPAKMSHQLLVEIPMLLKNKDEILSKKEEINKEINNKTMNILSAYKHNAIQTLERMKTNNDCVDKVNPTLEFHKINPLKCSPTLNDINITKDRLKSKKISINEIESLTDNLQLWQSVVEFANLVRKYQKGDGDKGTNNTSAEATAAKDTAEEKTKAEYTAAEHTVTEYTTAEDTAVEDTAVEKTTAEYTTAEDTAVEKTVAEYTTAEDTAVEKTVAEYTTAEDTAVEDTAAGKTAAEDTAVEKTVAEYTTAEDTAVEKTVAEYTTAEDTAVEKIFAEYTTAENTAVEDTAAGRTTGEDTAAEKTTAEDTATEDIAAEGTAAEDTAAEDTAAEDTAAEDTAAEDTATEDTAAEDIAAEDTAAEDTRLWQSGNGDTAAEDTTAHWKSVVDLAKLVTRLWQSVVDFAKLVTRFSQSGNGDTAAEDTTAHWKSVVDLAELVNQEPSTYPPSTDKINFILNKVQGVCPGNNQSTNNTFTGIKNLNEEVEKKSKTYIEVKEYTKRHELTTCLINRIKRLRATLRYPEQIPLRELVQLYKLDPKFRFELEMLLADIENVMNITKQNSRKSRGLLEYIVLGNVLDHGNAFLEVIGDLIDSQELPRELLSKAISYADDQEAVEALEALFQHNVDFDTINDGTLANMNDAQKGYYSKFKKSQNWKSYAMLLKIKPKRIKEIKQKTVNKQTVANHSSKNKIS, from the exons atggtGTCCCTGAAGACGACAATTATCAA aCTCCAAATGGAGCTTGTGACAAAACTAAAGGAACTACGAGTTGCTGTAGGGAGAGGGAAGATAGACGAGGTCAAGAACATAGTTAAATGGTTCGAACAAGACGTGGATCGCATCAGAACGCTATCTAAAGCGTACGAGAACACAAGGGCATGTCCTACACAGGACGACCTTGTCATTGCCGCGTGTTCCCACAACCAGAAGCATGTTCTCGACTACTTGCTGAGTCAAACTGATATTTTGTACTATCTCACTGACAGTACACAAAACATTACAGAAGTGATTGAGAAGAGAACAGAAGCGGTCAGACATGCGCTGCGGCTGGAAGATTTCGAAATGGTGGTGAAGTTGTACGACTACTGGATCGGCGACTTGTATTGGAAAGGACACCGAAAGGATAACTTTGAGATGCTTGGGAAAATACTCAACGGCGCTAATAACTATAAAAACGGCGATAAAAACTTTCTTGGCTGGGTTTGCAgcatttttaagaaaattttgaTCCGTTGTcgttttatgacaataaatcaACAGCTAATTATAGATTTCGAATCTATCATCAAAGTAAATGACTTTCAGCAAAAACTGTACAACACCCTGCCAAAACCATTGTCACATTATGCTGTCGCTGAAGACACTGCTGCAGAAGGCACTAACGGAAAAGATACAGTCGAAACTGCTAGAGTGATACTGAATCTGTTGAATATATATGACGAGTATTCGGTTATAGATAAGGTAAGAATAAAAGATGTTaccaaagaaaaacaaatcaaatcgTACTTTGAAGATACGGACAGCATATATTTCAGAGCGTTAGCGGATATTAAATACGAATTCTATTTTCGGAAAGTGGATTTCAATATGGCGTTACTTTTATTGGAAAAGTTATACattataagaaattatttaaaaaaacatttcaacacAAACCAGTTGCAAACCGCATCAAAGACTTACAGAGAAATAGAATATGCTATCTATCATCTAATCTACCGGACGAGCGAAGACTGGAGATTGTATCTACCTGCAGATAGACAGTTAACAGAAGAAACTCATCACATAGGTATCTACAATGGGGCAATGGGAAGGCTTAAGACAACATATGATATACATAAGTTGTATAATAGTCCCGTGTTATACTTGGAACGAGAACATTACAAAACCTGTCTTCGAAATTTAAAAGATATACTTAACGAATATTGTATCAAACCAGATCCAGTCATTGATGgtgaacaaaacaatacaaacactGAAAAATTGTTAGATGAGAATTATCTAAAACCAAAGATGAAGGTAAGTGATCAttactcattaaataaaattattacatacatcGAAGCTCTCGAACAGACTACTGATACAGATATCATTACGATTGAAAGAGTTCTTCAGGTTATCGGAGAAATGGTTAAGGCTGAAGGCACTGGGGGAGAGTCATCACATTTATCTAAAGAGACAAAAACCTACCTACAGATAGCAATATCCGCGGACACCATCAAACATCTAAAAGGCATTAGAGACTTCTTGTCACATGCTCACAAAGGACAACTGAGCATTAGGATTGACATCGAGAACAACCAAGCCGATATGTTACTAAATGTTAAAGAAGAATTAGTagaaatcaaagaaaaaatTGTTCCTATTCGTGATTTGTGTAAATTGGTATTAGATAACTCGTTACTACAACATGGTTTAGATCTACTAGATAAGAGAATTAAGGCCTTACCAGCACGTGCCAGACAACGCATAGATGAAATAAAATCTGGTTTTGAGAAACATGCAAAAAACTTTGTTTCGGAGTCCGGTGAATATTATAGAAAAGTTTGGAAACCAGCTAAAATGTCACATCAATTGCTTGTAGAAATTCCAATgctattaaaaaacaaagatgaaattttatcaaaaaaggaagaaattaataaagaaattaataacaaaaccatGAATATTTTATCTGCGTATAAGCATAATGCAATACAAACACTAGAACGtatgaaaacaaacaatgatTGTGTAGATAAGGTCAACCCTACATTAGAATTCCATAAAATTAACCCGTTGAAATGTTCCCCAACAttaaatgatataaatattacaaaggatagattaaaatcaaaaaaaatTAGTATTAACGAGATTGAATCTCTGACAGATAATTTGCAACTTTGGCAATCTGTCGTAGAATTCGCAAACCTAGTAAGGAAATACCAAAAGGGGGATGGTGATAAAGGAACAAATAATACTTCCGCAGAAGCCACTGCCGCAAAAGACACTGCTGAGGAAAAAACTAAAGCAGAATATACAGCCGCAGAACATACTGTCACAGAATATACAACCGCAGAAGATACTGCTGTAGAAGATACAGCCGTAGAAAAGACTACCGCAGAATATACAACCGCAGAAGATACAGCCGTAGAAAAGACTGTCGCAGAATATACAACCGCAGAAGATACAGCCGTAGAAAAGACTGTCGCAGAATATACAACCGCAGAAGACACTGCCGTAGAAGATACTGCAGCAGGAAAAACTGCTGCAGAAGATACAGCCGTAGAAAAGACTGTCGCAGAATATACAACCGCAGAAGACACTGCCGTAGAAAAGACTGTCGCAGAATATACAACCGCAGAAGATACAGCCGTTGAAAAGATTTTCGCAGAATATACAACCGCAGAAAACACTGCCGTAGAAGATACTGCAGCAGGAAGGACTACTGGAGAAGATACAGCCGCAGAAAAGACTACCGCAGAAGATACAGCCACAGAAGATATTGCCGCAGAAGGTACAGCCGCAGAAGATACTGCTGCAGAAGATACTGCCGCAGAAGACACTGCCGCAGAAGACACTGCCGCAGAAGACACTGCCACAGAAGACACTGCAGCAGAAGACATTGCCGCAGAAGACACTGCCGCAGAAGACACACGACTTTGGCAATCTGGGAATGGTGATACTGCCGCAGAAGATACTACCGCACATTGGAAATCAGTCGTAGATTTGGCAAAGCTGGTGACACGACTTTGGCAATCAGTCGTAGATTTCGCAAAGCTGGTGACACGATTTTCGCAATCTGGGAATGGTGATACTGCCGCAGAAGATACTACCGCACATTGGAAATCAGTCGTAGATTTGGCAGAGCTTGTGAACCAAGAGCCTTCAACGTATCCGCCAAGTacagacaaaataaatttcatattaaacaAGGTGCAAGGTGTGTGTCCAGGGAACAATCAATcaacaaataatacatttacaggaataaaaaacctaaatgaagaagtagaaaaaaaatcaaaaacctATATAGAAGTAAAAGAGTACACAAAGCGTCATGAATTAACAACGTGTTTAATCAATCGCATCAAACGACTGAGGGCCACTCTAAGGTATCCAGAACAAATACCTTTACGAGAACTTGTTCAGCTATACAAGCTGGATCCAAAGTTTCGTTTTGAGTTAGAAATGTTACTGGCCGATATAGAGAACGTCATGAATATTACCAAACAAAACTCGAGGAAAAGTCGTGGGTTACTAGAATATATTGTGCTCGGTAACGTCCTGGATCACGGCAATGCATTCTTAGAGGTGATTGGAGACTTAATCGACTCTCAAGAGCTACCACGGGAGCTCTTGTCAAAAGCGATAAGTTATGCTGACGATCAGGAAGCAGTCGAAGCTCTCGAGGCACTGTTCCAACATAATGTAGACTTCGATACTATCAACGATGGTACGCTGGCAAATATGAACGATGCGCAGAAAGGTTATTACTCAAAATTCAAAAAATCACAGAACTGGAAATCTTACGCGATGTTATTGAAGATAAAACCAAAacgaataaaagaaataaaacaaaaaacagtgaacaaacaaacagttgcAAACCATtcttctaaaaacaaaatatcgtaA